From Nicotiana tabacum cultivar K326 chromosome 15, ASM71507v2, whole genome shotgun sequence, the proteins below share one genomic window:
- the LOC107791489 gene encoding AT-hook motif nuclear-localized protein 5, whose product MDGREGMVLSGGGGYYLNRGISGSNSGSAGPTGVVPVPPGYNVVHSNVGGGGNTLSSSNTYQVVENPPPNNFAPHGINMSVVASSVSPSDPVKKKRGRPRKYGPDGGAKMSLGLSPLSSSPSTGSITPGPKRAKGRPPGSGWKQQLAPLGEWMNNSAGLAFTPHVLHINVGEDVAAKLLAFAEQRPRALCVLAANGAVSAVTLRPPASSGSTVTYEGRFEILCLSGSYLVSESGGPRDRTGGISISVSSPDGHVLGGAIGGRLIAASPVQVVVCSFVYGPKVKSKQETGTKGENESAEKPSTPINATVNQDPTSNSAIGVWPPSSRPELRNSQPEIDLTRG is encoded by the exons ATGGATGGAAGGGAAGGGATGGTGTTATCTGGGGGTGGTGGTTATTATCTCAATAGAGGGATTAGTGGGTCTAATTCAGGGTCTGCGGGACCCACAGGGGTAGTACCTGTACCACCTGGTTACAATGTAGTTCACTCCAATGTAGGAGGAGGTGGTAATACTTTGAGTAGTTCTAATACATACCAAGTAGTTGAGAATCCACCACCTAATAATTTTGCTCCTCATGGTATTAATATGAGTGTAGTAGCCTCTAGTGTTTCACCTAGTGATCCAGTAAAAAAGAAGAGAGGTAGGCCAAGAAAATATGGTCCTGATGGAGGGGCAAAAATGTCATTAGGACTATCACCCTTGTCATCTAGTCCTTCAACTGGCTCTATTACTCCGGGGCCGAAGCGAGCCAAGGGCCGACCTCCTGGAAGTGGATGGAAGCAACAATTAGCTCCACTTG GTGAATGGATGAATAATTCAGCTGGATTGGCTTTCACCCCTCATGTTTTACACATCAATGTGGGAGAG GATGTTGCGGCAAAATTACTGGCGTTTGCGGAACAGAGGCCGAGGGCTTTATGTGTCTTAGCAGCTAATGGTGCAGTTTCTGCTGTAACATTACGGCCTCCTGCAAGTTCTGGTTCTACTGTCACTTATGAG GGTCGTTTTGAGATACTATGCTTGTCTGGCTCATACTTGGTCTCTGAAAGTGGTGGTCCACGTGATCGCACGGGTGGTATAAGTATCTCGGTTAGCAGCCCTGATGGGCATGTACTCGGGGGTGCCATTGGTGGTAGGCTCATTGCGGCCAGCCCTGTACAG GTGGTTGTATGCAGCTTTGTATATGGTCCAAAAGTAAAGAGCAAACAAGAAACCGGTACCAAAGGCGAGAACGAGTCTGCTGAAAAGCCATCTACACCGATTAATGCTACCGTGAATCAAGATCCAACTTCAAATTCAGCAATTGGTGTTTGGCCGCCGAGTTCAAGGCCTGAACTAAGAAATTCCCAGCCTGAGATTGACCTGACGCGCGGATGA
- the LOC107791490 gene encoding multiple C2 domain and transmembrane region protein 7-like, protein MILSNLKLGVEVVGAHNLLPKDGQGSSSSFVELYFDGQRFRTTIKEKDLSPVWNETFYFNISDPSNLHMLVLDAYVYNNIRATQSRSFLGKITINGTSFVPYSDSVVLHYPLEKRSIFSRVRGELGLKVYIIDDPSIKSSTPISAANDTQVHSHSAQTPAPKIPRSEVRHTFHHLPNPNHPPQQQQAPPPVAVYPQGTRYMTEDMKVPEPQPPPQLVRMHSATMAQPVDYALKETSPFLGGGRVVGGRVIRTDRMSGCTYDLVEKMHFLFVRVVKARELPAMDVTGSVDPYVEVRIGNYKGITKHIEKSQNPLWNVVFAFTRERMQASVLEVVVKDKDLLKDDFVGLCRFDLNEVPMRVPPDSPLAPEWYRLADKKGEKIKGELMLAVWIGTQADEAFPDAWHSDAALSVDTAASTLIRSKVYHAPRLWYVRVNVVEAQDLLPTEKTRFPDAYVKVQIGNQVLKTKPVQARTFNPLWNEDLLFVAAEPFEDNLVLTVEDRVAPGKDEIIGRVIIPLSMVEKRADDKMIHSRWFNLEKPVAIDIDQLKKEKFSSRLHLRVCLDGGYHVLDESTHYSSDLRPTAKQLWRPPIGVLELGVLNAVGLHPMKTRDGKGTSDTYCVAKYGHKWVRTRTIVDNLCPKYNEQYTWEVFDPATVLTVGVFDNSHLGDKGSNGTKDLKVGKVRIRISTLETGRVYTHSYPLLVLHPTGVKKMGELHLAIRFTCTSFANMLYKYSCPLLPKMHYVRPFTVMQLDMLRHQAVNIVAMRLGRAEPPLRKEVVEYMSDVDSHLWSMRRSKANFFRLMSIFTGLFAVGKWFGDICLWKNPITTVLVHVLFLMLVSFPELILPTVFLYMFLIGVWNYRYRPRYPPHMNTKLSQAESVHPDELDEEFDTFPTSRGPELVRMRYDRLRSVAGRIQTVVGDVATQGERFQSLLSWRDPRATALFVTFCLIAALVLYVTPFQVIAALIGIYMMRHPRFRHRLPSVPINFFRRLPARTDSML, encoded by the coding sequence ATGATCTTAAGCAACCTGAAGCTAGGTGTCGAAGTGGTTGGCGCCCATAATCTTTTGCCGAAAGATGGTCAAGGATCATCTAGTTCTTTTGTGGAGCTTTACTTTGACGGTCAGAGGTTTCGCACTACAATCAAGGAAAAGGACCTGAGTCCGGTGTGGAACGAGACTTTCTACTTCAACATCTCTGACCCTTCCAACCTCCATATGCTCGTTCTTGATGCCTATGTCTATAACAATATTCGAGCCACTCAGTCCAGGTCCTTTCTTGGCAAGATTACCATTAATGGGACTTCCTTTGTACCTTATTCGGATTCTGTTGTATTGCATTATCCTCTGGAAAAGCGCAGTATCTTTTCACGTGTGAGGGGAGAACTCGGTCTTAAAGTGTATATTATTGACGATCCATccataaagtcatcaacccctatTTCTGCAGCCAATGATACTCAGGTTCACAGCCACTCGGCTCAAACTCCAGCCCCAAAAATTCCTAGATCAGAAGTGAGACACACGTTCCATCATCTTCCCAATCCAAATCACCCACCGCAGCAACAACAAGCTCCTCCTCCTGTTGCTGTGTATCCTCAAGGAACAAGATATATGACTGAGGATATGAAGGTTCCGGAACCACAGCCTCCACCCCAGCTCGTCCGGATGCATTCTGCGACAATGGCACAGCCCGTTGACTATGCACTTAAGGAAACAAGCCCATTCCTTGGAGGGGGCCGAGTTGTGGGTGGTCGTGTTATTCGTACAGACAGGATGTCTGGTTGTACGTATGATCTTGTTGAGAAGATGCACTTCCTTTTTGTTAGAGTTGTTAAGGCTCGTGAGCTTCCTGCAATGGATGTTACGGGGAGTGTGGATCCATATGTTGAGGTTAGGATTGGGAATTACAAAGGAATTACGAAGCACATTGAAAAAAGTCAAAATCCTTTGTGGAATGTAGTATTTGCCTTTACTAGGGAGAGGATGCAGGCGTCTGTGCTTGAAGTCGTAGTCAAGGACAAGGATCTTCTCAAAGATGATTTTGTAGGCCTTTGCAGATTTGACCTCAATGAAGTCCCAATGCGTGTGCCGCCAGATAGTCCACTAGCTCCAGAGTGGTATCGGCTCGCAGATAAGAAAGGAGAGAAGATAAAGGGGGAGCTCATGCTTGCTGTCTGGATCGGTACTCAAGCGGATGAAGCGTTTCCTGATGCGTGGCATTCTGATGCAGCTCTATCTGTTGACACAGCTGCATCCACTCTTATACGTTCAAAAGTGTATCATGCACCCCGGTTATGGTATGTCCGTGTTAATGTTGTTGAGGCACAAGACTTGCTTCCGACAGAGAAAACTCGTTTCCCAGACGCTTATGTGAAGGTACAAATAGGAAACCAAGTTTTGAAAACTAAGCCAGTTCAGGCTCGAACATTCAATCCTCTTTGGAATGAAGATCTCCTGTTTGTTGCTGCTGAACCATTTGAAGACAACCTCGTCCTCACAGTCGAGGATCGTGTGGCTCCAGGAAAAGATGAGATCATTGGGAGAGTCATAATCCCTTTAAGCATGGTAGAGAAGCGTGCTGATGATAAAATGATTCATTCTCGTTGGTTTAACCTGGAAAAGCCGGTGGCCATTGATATTGATCAGCTTAAGAAGGAGAAATTCTCAAGCAGACTTCATCTCCGAGTCTGTCTCGATGGAGGCTATCATGTCCTTGACGAATCCACTCATTATAGTAGTGATCTTCGCCCGACAGCAAAACAGCTGTGGAGGCCACCAATTGGTGTTCTGGAACTTGGAGTCTTAAATGCTGTGGGACTTCATCCTATGAAAACACGAGATGGCAAAGGCACATCGGATACATATTGTGTTGCAAAATATGGTCACAAATGGGTTCGAACTCGAACAATTGTTGATAACCTCTGTCCCAAGTACAATGAGCAATACACTTGGGAGGTATTCGATCCAGCTACAGTTCTCACCGTTGGCGTGTTTGATAACAGCCATCTGGGAGACAAAGGTTCAAATGGTACCAAAGATCTAAAAGTTGGGAAGGTTAGAATTCGTATCTCGACACTTGAAACAGGCAGAGTTTACACACATTCATATCCATTGCTGGTTCTTCACCCTACTGGTGTTAAGAAGATGGGAGAATTGCACCTGGCAATCCGTTTTACATGCACATCATTTGCGAACATGCTTTACAAATACTCATGTCCTCTTTTGCCGAAAATGCATTATGTAAGGCCTTTCACTGTCATGCAACTTGACATGCTACGGCATCAGGCAGTCAACATAGTGGCCATGCGATTGGGACGAGCAGAACCCCCGCTGAGAAAGGAAGTGGTGGAATACATGTCTGATGTAGACTCACACCTCTGGAGCATGAGGCGTAGCAAAGCAAATTTTTTCCGTCTGATGTCAATTTTCACAGGATTATTTGCTGTTGGCAAATGGTTCGGAGACATCTGCTTGTGGAAGAACCCGATCACAACAGTCCTCGTGCACGTCCTCTTTCTTATGCTAGTGTCATTTCCAGAGCTTATTTTACCAACTGTTTTCCTTTACATGTTTCTAATAGGAGTGTGGAATTACCGTTACCGGCCTAGGTATCCTCCTCACATGAACACAAAGTTATCACAAGCCGAATCAGTGCACCCGGACGAGCTtgatgaagagtttgacacaTTCCCAACTAGCCGTGGCCCTGAACTGGTACGAATGAGATATGATCGACTAAGGAGTGTAGCTGGACGAATTCAAACAGTCGTTGGTGACGTTGCAACACAAGGCGAGCGATTCCAGTCACTGCTGAGTTGGCGCGATCCACGTGCCACAGCCTTATTTGTCACATTTTGCCTTATAGCTGCATTGGTCTTGTACGTAACGCCATTCCAGGTAATTGCAGCTCTTATAGGCATCTATATGATGAGACATCCGAGATTTCGCCATAGGCTGCCTTCTGTGCCAATCAACTTCTTCCGCCGGCTGCCAGCTCGGACAGATAGTATGTTGTAA